One Stigmatella aurantiaca genomic window carries:
- a CDS encoding YqjF family protein yields MDRLAPTRRPDARVVMYQRWRKLLFLHWELPAEVLARALPPGLSLDTYEGRAFIGLVPFTMQGVRPALLPPFPPLSNFHETNVRTYVHREGKDPGVFFFSLDAANGIAVRLARAWYKLPYFYSRMTLADGAAGGWRTYRSERHWPAPVPATLSVRGLAEGPAAASTPGTLQHFLMERYFLYTAHGGALLRGQVHHTPYRVSGARVEGLEESLLEAAGFHRPPAAPLVHASDGVDVEVFALQRV; encoded by the coding sequence ATGGACCGCCTCGCCCCCACCCGCAGGCCCGATGCGCGCGTGGTGATGTACCAGCGTTGGCGCAAGCTGCTCTTCCTGCACTGGGAGCTGCCCGCGGAGGTGCTCGCGCGCGCCCTGCCCCCGGGGCTCTCGCTGGACACGTACGAGGGGCGGGCGTTCATCGGGCTGGTGCCCTTCACCATGCAGGGGGTGCGCCCGGCGCTGCTGCCCCCCTTCCCCCCGCTGTCGAACTTCCACGAGACGAACGTGCGCACCTACGTGCACCGCGAGGGGAAGGACCCGGGGGTGTTCTTCTTCAGCCTGGATGCGGCCAACGGCATCGCCGTGCGGCTGGCGCGGGCCTGGTACAAGCTGCCGTACTTCTACTCGCGGATGACGCTGGCGGACGGCGCGGCGGGCGGCTGGCGAACGTACCGCTCCGAGCGCCACTGGCCCGCCCCCGTGCCCGCCACGCTCTCCGTGCGCGGCCTGGCCGAGGGCCCCGCCGCGGCCTCCACCCCCGGGACGCTTCAGCACTTCCTGATGGAGCGCTACTTCCTCTACACCGCGCACGGCGGGGCACTGCTGCGCGGCCAGGTGCACCACACGCCCTACCGGGTGAGCGGCGCGCGGGTGGAGGGGCTGGAGGAGTCCCTGCTGGAGGCGGCGGGCTTCCACCGTCCCCCGGCCGCCCCGCTGGTGCACGCCTCGGACGGGGTGGACGTGGAGGTGTTCGCGCTCCAGCGCGTCTGA
- a CDS encoding MFS transporter translates to MKFLRELRSVLNLTVLVAGLGYFVDLFDITLFGVVRVASLKDIGITDPAQILEKGLLIYNSQMIGMMVGGLVWGILADKRGRLSVMFGSILLYSFANIANAFAWDATSYAVCRFLGGLGLAGELGAAITLVAESLPKDKRGLGTTVVATLGMLGIVAAALIGQHLYWKTAYLTGGVMGLALLFARFKVSESELFTKKTDPSRANPLLLLRGGRFLKYICCILIGVPIYFTTGILFTFAPELTAGLNVQGPVTAGNAILYGSIGLTLGDLLSGLFSQWLKSRKRAVALNLVAGFGLMLVYGLASGLTSTAVYVLSFLIGITVGYWAVLVTMAAEQFGTNIRATVATTVPNFVRGSATLAASGFAVLKGQMPVASAALLVGSVCFGLALLALTRIEETFHRDLDYEEGPQER, encoded by the coding sequence ATGAAATTCCTGCGTGAACTTCGCTCCGTACTGAATCTGACGGTCCTCGTCGCCGGCCTGGGCTACTTCGTGGACCTGTTCGACATCACCCTGTTCGGGGTGGTGCGTGTGGCCTCGCTCAAGGACATTGGCATCACGGACCCGGCGCAGATCCTCGAGAAGGGCCTGCTCATCTACAACAGCCAGATGATCGGCATGATGGTGGGGGGCCTCGTCTGGGGCATCCTCGCCGACAAGCGGGGCCGGCTCTCGGTGATGTTCGGCTCCATCCTGCTCTACTCGTTCGCCAACATCGCCAACGCGTTCGCCTGGGACGCGACGAGCTACGCGGTCTGCCGCTTCCTGGGCGGCCTGGGCCTGGCGGGCGAGCTGGGCGCCGCCATCACCCTGGTGGCCGAGTCCCTGCCCAAGGACAAGCGCGGCCTGGGCACCACGGTGGTGGCCACCCTGGGCATGCTGGGAATCGTGGCCGCGGCGCTCATCGGCCAGCACCTGTACTGGAAGACGGCCTACCTCACCGGCGGGGTGATGGGGCTGGCGCTGCTGTTCGCGCGCTTCAAGGTGTCCGAGTCCGAGCTGTTCACCAAGAAGACGGACCCGTCGCGCGCCAACCCGCTCCTGCTGCTGCGCGGCGGGCGGTTCCTCAAGTACATCTGCTGCATCCTCATCGGGGTGCCCATCTACTTCACCACCGGCATCCTGTTCACCTTCGCCCCGGAGCTCACCGCGGGGCTGAACGTCCAGGGCCCGGTGACGGCCGGCAACGCCATCCTGTACGGCTCCATCGGGCTGACGCTGGGGGACTTGCTCTCGGGCCTGTTCAGCCAGTGGCTCAAGAGCCGCAAGCGCGCGGTGGCGCTCAACCTGGTGGCGGGCTTCGGGCTGATGCTCGTGTACGGCCTCGCCTCGGGGCTCACCAGCACCGCCGTCTACGTGCTGAGCTTCCTCATCGGCATCACCGTGGGCTACTGGGCGGTGCTCGTCACCATGGCGGCCGAGCAGTTCGGCACCAACATCCGCGCCACGGTGGCCACCACGGTGCCCAACTTCGTGCGCGGCTCGGCGACGCTGGCGGCCAGCGGGTTCGCGGTGCTCAAGGGGCAGATGCCGGTGGCGAGCGCCGCGCTGCTCGTGGGGAGCGTCTGCTTCGGCCTCGCGCTGCTGGCGCTCACGCGCATCGAGGAGACGTTCCACCGGGATCTCGACTACGAGGAGGGCCCTCAGGAGCGGTGA